One stretch of Pseudomonadota bacterium DNA includes these proteins:
- a CDS encoding segregation/condensation protein A produces MTDVLDNFESKGAAPEPERLVVDVDGYEGPIDVLLSLAREQKVDLKRISILQLVEQYLTFVQTARRLRLELAADYLVIAAWLAYLKSRLLLPEPPDDDEPSGEELAAQLTFQLQRLEAMQTAAVRLMARARLGVDRFSRGEPQSFRSRKRPIFEVTLYELLAAYGEHKAREEGQTLHIAPTELYAVEQALERLQELVGRSPDWQTLTSFLPAAIKDGLIARSALASTFVASLELAREGKLQLRQLERFGPIYLRAMRSTQ; encoded by the coding sequence ATGACGGACGTACTCGACAATTTCGAGTCCAAGGGCGCCGCCCCGGAGCCCGAGCGGCTGGTGGTCGACGTCGACGGCTACGAGGGCCCCATCGACGTGCTCCTGAGCTTGGCTCGGGAGCAGAAAGTCGACCTCAAGCGCATCTCGATCCTGCAGCTGGTCGAGCAGTACCTCACCTTTGTGCAAACGGCGCGACGGCTCCGGCTGGAGCTGGCGGCGGACTATCTGGTGATCGCCGCCTGGCTCGCCTACCTCAAGTCCCGTCTGCTGCTGCCCGAGCCGCCGGACGACGACGAGCCTTCGGGCGAGGAGCTGGCGGCGCAGCTGACCTTCCAGCTGCAACGCCTGGAGGCGATGCAGACCGCGGCGGTCAGGCTGATGGCGCGGGCGCGTCTTGGCGTCGATCGCTTTTCGCGCGGCGAGCCGCAGAGCTTTCGCAGCCGCAAACGGCCGATCTTCGAGGTCACGCTCTACGAGCTGCTCGCCGCCTATGGCGAGCACAAGGCGCGGGAGGAGGGGCAGACGCTCCACATCGCGCCGACCGAGCTCTATGCGGTCGAGCAGGCCCTCGAGCGCCTGCAAGAGCTGGTGGGGCGCTCGCCCGATTGGCAGACGCTCACCAGCTTCCTGCCGGCTGCCATCAAGGACGGGTTGATCGCGCGCTCGGCCTTGGCCTCCACCTTCGTCGCCAGCCTGGAGCTCGCGCGCGAGGGCAAACTGCAGCTTCGCCAGCTCGAGCGCTTCGGGCCGATCTATCTTCGCGCAATGAGGTCGACGCAATGA
- the scpB gene encoding SMC-Scp complex subunit ScpB, which produces MTDAAPDTDTQRWLRMLEAMLFASAAPIAEEDLAERLPEGSDVKALLQSLAQHYEGRGVTLLQVAGKWAFRTAPDLAEALSAEITVTRKLSRAAIETMAIIAYHQPVTRAEIEQIRGVALSRGTLDMLMAAAWIRPKGRRQTPGRPATWVTTEGFLDHFGLDRLDDLPGVEELRAAGLLDRRPGVTIAMRDEDVDTEVEAEEEESERTGIEEEQGKGASGNA; this is translated from the coding sequence ATGACCGATGCAGCTCCCGACACCGACACCCAACGCTGGCTGCGCATGCTGGAGGCGATGCTGTTCGCCTCGGCCGCACCGATCGCCGAGGAAGACCTGGCCGAGCGCTTGCCCGAAGGCAGCGACGTGAAGGCGCTGCTGCAGAGCCTGGCTCAGCACTACGAAGGCCGCGGCGTCACCTTGCTGCAGGTCGCCGGCAAATGGGCGTTCCGCACCGCGCCCGATCTTGCCGAGGCGCTCAGCGCCGAGATCACCGTCACCCGCAAGCTGAGCCGGGCGGCAATCGAGACCATGGCCATCATCGCCTACCACCAGCCCGTCACCCGCGCCGAGATCGAGCAGATCCGCGGCGTCGCCCTCAGCCGAGGCACCCTCGACATGCTAATGGCTGCCGCCTGGATCCGTCCGAAGGGAAGACGGCAGACCCCGGGGCGGCCTGCGACCTGGGTCACGACCGAAGGCTTCCTCGACCATTTCGGCCTCGACCGGTTGGACGATCTTCCTGGCGTGGAGGAGCTGCGCGCCGCCGGACTCCTCGACCGCCGTCCTGGCGTCACCATCGCCATGCGCGATGAGGACGTCGACACCGAGGTGGAGGCGGAGGAAGAAGAGAGCGAGCGCACGGGCATCGAGGAAGAACAGGGTAAGGGGGCGAGCGGCAACGCCTAG
- a CDS encoding HAD family phosphatase, with protein MPSIALVLFDLDDVLCSYDRPAHIARIAALAGKQPEDVHRAIWASGFDAEADAGAFDADQYLRGIHARIGYKLTRLEWVAGRKATTRPAPAVLALVKTVALKARVAVLTNNTTLVTDHIDEFLPELRSHFGEAVYASAELGAAKPDAEAYRRCLARLDMAPAETLFIDDLEENVAGARQAGLQAHRHTSLDALTDVLRHHRML; from the coding sequence ATGCCAAGCATCGCTCTCGTTCTATTCGATCTGGACGATGTCCTGTGCAGCTATGACCGGCCGGCTCATATCGCCCGGATCGCAGCGCTCGCCGGCAAACAGCCGGAAGACGTCCACAGGGCGATCTGGGCTTCAGGGTTCGATGCCGAGGCCGATGCCGGCGCCTTCGATGCCGATCAGTACTTGCGTGGAATTCACGCGCGCATCGGCTATAAGCTGACCCGGCTGGAATGGGTCGCCGGCCGCAAGGCAACGACAAGGCCGGCGCCGGCCGTGCTCGCCTTGGTCAAGACCGTGGCGCTGAAGGCCCGGGTCGCGGTCCTGACGAACAACACGACCTTGGTGACGGATCACATCGACGAGTTCCTGCCGGAGCTGAGATCGCATTTCGGCGAGGCCGTATACGCTTCGGCCGAGCTGGGGGCGGCGAAACCCGACGCCGAAGCTTATCGACGCTGCTTGGCGCGGCTCGACATGGCGCCGGCCGAGACGCTGTTCATCGACGATCTGGAAGAGAATGTCGCGGGGGCCCGTCAGGCCGGTCTCCAGGCGCATCGTCACACCTCCCTGGACGCCCTGACGGACGTGCTCAGGCATCACCGGATGCTCTGA
- a CDS encoding HAD family hydrolase has translation MNTLPRAILLDLDDTILSSYGRPEIAWAKVTASFASALLPLSSPTVATAVADIARAFWSDPAAHKFWRGHLGEARRRIAATALARLAPDRNPEDRAELAIVLADRFTALREEEMHLFDGAAETLDRLRLLGVGLALITNGAAETQRAKIRRFDLEHRFDHIQIEGECGFGKPEERAYTHAMMVLKVRPNEAWMVGDNLEWEVAAPQRLGIHAIWLDAYDAGLPPGSTIRPDRIVRSLTELLAPRGTKEP, from the coding sequence ATGAACACGCTCCCCCGGGCGATCCTGCTGGATCTCGACGACACCATCCTGTCCTCCTACGGACGACCTGAGATCGCCTGGGCGAAGGTGACGGCTTCGTTCGCAAGCGCTCTACTGCCCCTGTCGTCGCCCACCGTGGCCACTGCGGTCGCCGACATTGCCCGCGCGTTCTGGAGCGATCCAGCGGCGCACAAATTCTGGCGCGGCCATCTGGGCGAGGCGCGCCGGCGTATCGCAGCGACCGCGCTCGCCCGGTTAGCGCCCGACCGCAACCCAGAGGATCGGGCGGAGCTGGCGATCGTCCTGGCCGACCGCTTCACGGCATTGCGGGAGGAGGAGATGCATCTGTTTGACGGCGCCGCCGAGACGCTCGATCGGCTGCGTCTCTTGGGCGTCGGCTTGGCGCTGATCACCAACGGCGCGGCCGAGACGCAACGGGCCAAGATCCGGCGCTTCGACCTCGAGCACCGGTTCGATCATATCCAGATCGAGGGAGAGTGCGGATTTGGCAAGCCCGAGGAGCGTGCTTATACCCACGCTATGATGGTGCTCAAGGTGCGCCCGAACGAGGCGTGGATGGTCGGCGATAATTTGGAGTGGGAGGTCGCGGCCCCGCAGCGCCTGGGCATTCACGCAATCTGGCTAGATGCCTACGATGCCGGCCTGCCACCCGGCAGCACGATCCGCCCCGACCGGATCGTGCGCAGCCTAACCGAGCTGCTGGCGCCGCGCGGCACCAAGGAACCGTGA
- a CDS encoding acyl-CoA dehydrogenase codes for MTALRADKPAEKPTFQWDDPLLLDEQLSESERLIRDTTRSFALETLMPRIVDAFRHERVDRDVLGEMGKLGLLGSTISGYGCAGVNYVSYGLIAREIERVDSGYRSTLSVQSSLVMHPIHAYGTEAQRQKYLPRLATGELVGAFGLTEPDHGSDPGGMTTRARKVQGGYLLKGAKTWISNAPIADVFVIWAKTEDGVIRGFVVERGAKGLSTPKIEGKFALRASVTGEVVMDDVELPEDALLPNVSGLKGPFGCLNNARFGIAWGALGAAEFCWHAARTYTMERKQFGRPLAANQLIQKKLADMQTEITLGLQTCLRVGRLKDEGRCPPELISMVKRNSCGKSLDIARVARDMHGGNGIADEFHVIRHVLNLEAVNTYEGTHDIHALILGRAQTGIQAFTGA; via the coding sequence ATGACTGCTTTGCGCGCCGACAAGCCGGCCGAGAAACCGACGTTTCAGTGGGATGATCCGCTGCTCCTGGACGAGCAGCTCAGCGAATCGGAGCGTTTGATCCGCGACACGACGCGCTCCTTCGCGCTAGAAACGCTGATGCCGCGCATCGTGGATGCGTTTCGTCACGAACGCGTCGACCGCGACGTGCTCGGCGAGATGGGCAAGCTCGGGCTTCTCGGCTCGACCATCAGCGGCTATGGCTGCGCCGGGGTGAATTACGTCTCCTATGGCCTGATAGCCCGCGAGATCGAGCGGGTGGATTCCGGCTATCGCTCGACCTTGAGCGTGCAGTCGAGCCTGGTCATGCATCCGATCCACGCCTACGGCACCGAGGCGCAGCGGCAGAAGTACCTGCCGCGGTTGGCGACCGGCGAGCTCGTCGGCGCCTTCGGCCTGACCGAGCCCGATCACGGCTCCGATCCCGGAGGCATGACCACCCGCGCCCGCAAGGTGCAGGGCGGCTATCTGCTCAAGGGCGCCAAGACCTGGATCAGCAATGCGCCCATCGCCGATGTGTTCGTGATCTGGGCCAAGACCGAAGACGGGGTCATCCGCGGCTTCGTCGTGGAGCGCGGCGCCAAGGGTCTCTCCACGCCTAAGATCGAAGGCAAGTTCGCGCTCCGCGCCTCGGTCACCGGCGAGGTGGTGATGGACGATGTCGAGCTGCCGGAAGATGCGCTGCTGCCGAATGTGAGCGGTCTCAAGGGGCCGTTCGGCTGCCTCAACAATGCGCGCTTCGGCATTGCCTGGGGAGCCTTGGGCGCCGCCGAGTTCTGCTGGCATGCGGCGCGGACCTACACTATGGAAAGGAAGCAGTTCGGCCGTCCGCTGGCGGCCAATCAGCTCATCCAGAAGAAGCTCGCCGACATGCAGACCGAGATCACCCTCGGGCTGCAGACCTGCCTTCGGGTCGGCCGGCTCAAGGACGAGGGACGCTGCCCGCCTGAGCTCATCTCGATGGTCAAGCGCAACTCCTGCGGCAAGTCCCTCGACATCGCCCGGGTGGCCCGCGACATGCACGGCGGCAACGGCATCGCCGACGAGTTCCATGTCATCCGCCACGTGCTGAATCTGGAGGCGGTCAACACCTATGAGGGCACCCACGACATCCACGCCCTCATCCTCGGCCGTGCCCAGACCGGCATCCAGGCCTTTACCGGCGCCTGA